In one window of Janthinobacterium sp. 1_2014MBL_MicDiv DNA:
- a CDS encoding 3'-5' exonuclease: MDTAAAPPLPPYQGIELDHVKLVRTSDDAQAAMAALLAADAIGFDTESKPTFVKGESSTGPHLIQLATDDIAYLFQVGSTPAPALAELKAILESTTTLKVGFGLSDDVKRLRTKLGIAPAQVLDLSVALRGGQRNDLGAKTAVAKFFGLHLQKSKKISTTNWATSRLTEKQILYAADDAQVALRVYRRWIADGGKVAPQKAARASTPPSAPPAPA; this comes from the coding sequence ATGGACACAGCTGCCGCGCCGCCACTGCCGCCCTACCAGGGAATCGAACTCGACCATGTCAAGCTGGTACGCACCAGCGATGACGCACAGGCGGCCATGGCCGCCCTGCTGGCAGCCGATGCCATCGGCTTCGACACGGAATCGAAGCCGACCTTCGTCAAGGGCGAGTCGTCCACGGGGCCGCATCTGATCCAGCTGGCCACCGACGACATCGCCTACCTGTTCCAGGTGGGCAGCACGCCGGCACCAGCCCTGGCCGAACTGAAAGCCATCCTCGAATCGACCACGACCCTGAAGGTGGGCTTCGGCCTGTCCGACGACGTCAAGCGCCTGCGCACCAAGCTGGGCATTGCTCCGGCACAAGTGCTCGACCTGTCCGTCGCCCTGCGCGGCGGCCAGCGCAACGACCTGGGCGCGAAGACGGCCGTGGCCAAGTTCTTCGGCCTGCACCTGCAGAAATCGAAAAAAATCTCCACCACCAACTGGGCCACCTCGCGCCTGACGGAAAAGCAGATCCTGTACGCGGCCGACGATGCGCAAGTAGCCTTGCGCGTGTACCGCCGCTGGATCGCCGACGGCGGCAAGGTCGCGCCGCAAAAAGCGGCGCGCGCCAGCACGCCGCCATCCGCGCCGCCCGCACCGGCCTGA
- a CDS encoding cytochrome c, with protein MKKWLIAIAGVAIVAAGARFLLWPADDVGPPAAASTLGKEQLVARGAYLAKAGDCMACHTTRGGVPYAGGRALQTPFGKVMSPNITADRETGIGSWTADDFWRAIHNGKSKDGRLLYPAFPYTNYTKVQREDSDALYAYFQSVPPHRQASLPHELRFPYNQQIALAAWRALYFKPGVYQPLTTHSMEWNRGAYLVQGLGHCSACHSSRTTLGGSDDGLSGGLIPMLGWYAPSLTSDAEAGLGDWDTAHIVELLQTGVSPRATVFGPMAEVVRQSLQHMSGADVQAMAVYLKSLPGPARPAPRTPRDTSAQAREQLALGAKLYEAQCASCHQADGKGVPPGYPPLAGNRALTTISAVNAIRLVLNGGFAPGTSGNPRPYGMPPFGPVMDDREVAAVVSYLRASWGNDAPAVSALEVNKYRSVPLE; from the coding sequence ATGAAGAAATGGCTGATCGCGATTGCCGGCGTCGCCATCGTCGCGGCCGGCGCCAGATTCCTGCTGTGGCCTGCGGACGACGTCGGGCCGCCGGCCGCCGCCAGTACATTGGGAAAAGAGCAGCTGGTCGCGCGCGGCGCCTACCTGGCCAAGGCGGGCGACTGCATGGCTTGCCACACGACGCGCGGCGGCGTGCCGTACGCCGGCGGACGCGCCTTGCAAACGCCATTCGGCAAGGTGATGTCGCCCAACATCACGGCCGACAGGGAAACGGGCATCGGCAGCTGGACGGCCGACGACTTCTGGCGCGCCATCCATAACGGCAAATCGAAGGATGGCCGCCTGCTGTATCCGGCCTTTCCGTACACCAACTACACGAAGGTGCAGCGCGAAGACAGCGACGCCCTGTACGCGTATTTCCAGAGCGTGCCGCCGCACAGGCAGGCCAGCCTGCCGCACGAACTGCGCTTCCCCTACAACCAGCAGATCGCGCTGGCCGCCTGGCGCGCGCTGTACTTCAAGCCGGGCGTGTACCAGCCGCTCACGACGCACAGCATGGAGTGGAACCGCGGCGCCTACCTGGTGCAGGGCCTGGGCCACTGCAGCGCCTGCCATAGCAGCCGCACCACCTTGGGCGGCAGCGACGACGGCCTGTCGGGCGGCCTGATCCCCATGCTGGGCTGGTATGCGCCTTCGCTGACGTCGGATGCGGAAGCGGGCCTGGGCGACTGGGACACGGCGCATATCGTGGAATTGCTGCAAACGGGCGTCTCGCCGCGCGCCACCGTCTTCGGCCCCATGGCCGAAGTGGTGCGGCAAAGCCTGCAGCACATGAGCGGCGCCGACGTGCAGGCGATGGCCGTGTACCTGAAAAGCCTGCCCGGCCCGGCCCGGCCGGCGCCGCGCACGCCGCGCGACACGTCGGCGCAGGCGCGGGAACAGCTGGCGCTGGGCGCGAAACTGTATGAGGCGCAATGCGCGAGCTGCCACCAGGCCGACGGCAAGGGCGTGCCGCCCGGCTATCCGCCGCTGGCCGGCAACCGCGCGCTGACGACTATCTCGGCCGTGAACGCCATCCGCCTCGTGCTCAACGGCGGCTTCGCGCCTGGAACCAGCGGCAATCCGCGCCCCTACGGCATGCCGCCGTTCGGCCCCGTGATGGACGACCGCGAAGTGGCGGCCGTGGTGAGCTACCTGCGCGCCTCGTGGGGCAATGATGCGCCGGCGGTGTCGGCCCTGGAAGTCAATAAATACCGCAGCGTGCCGCTCGAGTAG
- a CDS encoding YaeQ family protein has translation MALKATIFKADLQIADMDRNYYQDHALTLARHPSETDERMMVRLLAFAIHANEALTFTKGLFDTEEPDLWQKDLTGAIQLWIEVGQPDEKRILKACGRSEQVIVYSYGSTSHIWWKQIANKLERAKNLTVINLPSEAAQDMSKLAQRTMQLQCTIQDGQIWLTDSVNTVQIDREPVKPAR, from the coding sequence ATGGCCCTTAAAGCAACAATCTTCAAAGCCGATCTGCAGATCGCCGACATGGACCGCAATTACTACCAGGATCACGCGCTGACCCTGGCGCGCCACCCGTCCGAGACGGACGAACGCATGATGGTGCGCCTGCTGGCGTTCGCCATCCACGCCAACGAGGCGCTCACCTTCACCAAGGGCCTGTTCGACACGGAAGAGCCGGACCTGTGGCAGAAGGACTTGACGGGCGCCATCCAGCTGTGGATCGAAGTGGGCCAGCCCGACGAAAAGCGCATCCTGAAGGCGTGCGGACGTTCCGAGCAAGTGATCGTCTACAGCTATGGCTCCACCAGCCACATCTGGTGGAAGCAGATCGCCAATAAACTGGAACGGGCGAAGAACTTGACCGTGATCAACCTGCCATCCGAGGCGGCGCAAGACATGAGCAAGCTGGCGCAGCGCACCATGCAGCTGCAATGCACGATCCAGGATGGCCAGATCTGGCTGACCGATAGCGTCAATACGGTGCAGATCGACCGCGAACCGGTGAAGCCGGCGCGCTGA
- a CDS encoding c-type cytochrome, translating into MRLSLPRHTLCMLALAIALPTLALAAPATISASHDSLEQRIKACTACHAQQEKHDAFFPRIAGKPAGYLYNQLLNFREGRRQYPMMNYMVEHLPDAYLREIADYFAAHHPAPPPAQPSNAGAAALARGRQLVLQGDSGKKIPACIACHGEKLAGVAPAIPGLLGLPRDYINAQFGAWKNGKRRAHAPDCMAQVAERLSDADVGAVSAWLGTQVASADARPAENIAVPLPLHCGGVPGSGAQVAP; encoded by the coding sequence ATGCGACTTTCCCTGCCACGGCACACCCTCTGCATGCTGGCCTTGGCCATCGCGCTGCCCACCCTGGCGCTGGCCGCGCCCGCCACCATTTCCGCCAGCCACGACAGCCTGGAACAGCGCATCAAGGCATGCACGGCTTGCCATGCGCAACAGGAAAAGCACGACGCCTTCTTTCCCCGCATCGCCGGCAAGCCGGCCGGCTACCTGTACAACCAGCTGCTCAATTTCCGCGAAGGACGGCGCCAGTATCCGATGATGAACTATATGGTGGAGCACTTGCCGGACGCCTACTTGCGCGAAATCGCCGACTACTTTGCGGCACACCACCCTGCCCCGCCGCCGGCCCAGCCCAGCAATGCCGGTGCGGCCGCCCTGGCGCGGGGCCGCCAGCTGGTGCTGCAAGGCGACAGCGGCAAGAAGATTCCCGCCTGCATCGCCTGCCATGGCGAAAAGCTGGCCGGCGTGGCGCCCGCCATCCCCGGCTTGCTGGGCTTGCCGCGCGACTATATCAACGCCCAGTTCGGCGCGTGGAAGAACGGCAAGCGCCGCGCCCACGCGCCCGACTGCATGGCGCAAGTCGCCGAACGCCTGTCGGACGCGGACGTGGGCGCCGTCTCGGCCTGGCTGGGCACGCAAGTGGCCAGCGCCGACGCCCGCCCCGCGGAAAACATCGCCGTGCCGCTGCCGCTGCACTGCGGCGGCGTGCCGGGCTCCGGCGCGCAGGTGGCGCCATGA
- a CDS encoding SAM-dependent methyltransferase: protein MLIITIKQGKEKSLLGQSWIYASAIEKVEGKPQEKMKPGSTAIVQSSSKQFIARAAYNSKSQIRARIWSFKEDEPVDHALIKRRVKAAIEKKLPAIKKAGENQLLTLIKGEDEGLPGLVVQLFGGVQGYLICEFNAGGVDAWKVAIVQSLMASTGCVNVYERCDELMRKGEGLPLIDGALAGEEPPDEVMLTDNGVRYALDLKTGHKSKFR, encoded by the coding sequence ATGCTGATCATCACCATCAAACAGGGCAAGGAAAAGAGCTTGCTGGGCCAATCGTGGATTTACGCATCCGCGATTGAAAAAGTCGAAGGCAAGCCGCAGGAAAAAATGAAGCCTGGCTCGACGGCCATCGTGCAGAGCTCGTCAAAGCAGTTCATCGCCCGCGCCGCCTACAATTCGAAGTCGCAGATCCGCGCGCGCATCTGGAGCTTCAAGGAAGACGAGCCCGTCGACCACGCGCTGATCAAGCGCCGGGTCAAGGCCGCCATCGAGAAAAAGCTGCCAGCCATCAAGAAGGCGGGCGAGAACCAGTTGTTGACCTTGATCAAGGGCGAGGACGAGGGCTTGCCGGGCCTGGTGGTGCAGCTGTTTGGCGGCGTGCAGGGCTATCTGATCTGCGAATTCAACGCCGGCGGCGTCGATGCGTGGAAAGTGGCCATCGTGCAATCGCTGATGGCTTCCACGGGCTGCGTGAACGTGTACGAGCGTTGCGACGAGCTGATGCGCAAGGGCGAAGGCTTGCCACTGATCGACGGCGCGCTGGCCGGCGAGGAACCGCCCGATGAAGTCATGCTGACGGACAACGGCGTGCGCTATGCGCTGGACCTGAAGACGGGACACAAGAGCAAGTTCCGCTGA
- a CDS encoding head GIN domain-containing protein: MTHAIFHPRHARTATALLLAACALALPAAPALASPLDWISGSSIQGSGKLQKQTRDVGSFHGVALNVPGTVELRIGNTDSVTIEADDNILPLIDTAVENGTLRIRPGKRNANFRQSSLTIVIQARQVERISVGGSGNITATGLRAEKLRFDVGGSGSINARDLDSRMTSISIGGSGSFKASGKTEQLTASIGGSGNIQAGRLAANDVQVSIGGSGEAEVWAKDDLTISIGGSGEVSYYGDPRISRSMQRSSSIKRLGSSPN, encoded by the coding sequence ATGACACACGCAATTTTCCATCCCCGCCATGCCCGCACCGCAACCGCCCTGCTGCTGGCCGCCTGCGCCCTGGCGCTTCCCGCCGCGCCGGCGCTGGCGTCGCCGTTGGACTGGATCTCCGGCAGCAGCATCCAGGGCAGCGGCAAGCTGCAGAAACAGACGCGCGACGTGGGCAGTTTCCACGGCGTGGCGCTGAATGTGCCGGGTACGGTCGAACTGCGTATCGGCAACACGGACAGCGTCACCATCGAGGCCGACGACAATATCCTGCCGCTGATCGACACGGCCGTGGAAAACGGCACCCTGCGCATCCGTCCCGGCAAGCGCAACGCCAACTTCCGCCAGAGCAGCCTGACCATCGTCATCCAGGCGCGCCAGGTGGAGCGCATCAGCGTGGGCGGTTCGGGCAACATCACGGCAACGGGCTTGCGCGCCGAAAAGCTGCGCTTCGACGTGGGCGGCTCCGGCTCCATCAACGCGCGCGACCTCGACAGCCGCATGACCTCCATTTCCATCGGCGGCAGCGGCAGCTTCAAGGCCAGCGGCAAGACGGAGCAACTGACCGCATCGATCGGCGGCTCCGGCAATATCCAGGCGGGCCGCCTGGCCGCGAACGACGTGCAGGTGAGCATCGGCGGCTCGGGCGAGGCGGAAGTGTGGGCCAAGGATGACTTGACCATCAGCATCGGCGGTTCGGGCGAAGTCAGCTACTACGGCGACCCGCGCATCAGCCGCAGCATGCAGCGTTCGAGCAGCATCAAGCGCCTGGGCAGCAGCCCGAACTGA
- a CDS encoding SMI1/KNR4 family protein — protein sequence MRKNTSIGTTPAAIAAAEQALGRTLPASYVQWLLANNGRALGALCVFPVYDAANARKTWESIERHYRADWREWLEMVGGNASDADSLLPFAQFGTGDYYCFDYAQTGSAGEPVVVLWSHETGAATTVAPDFAAFLALPGRPG from the coding sequence ATGCGCAAAAACACCTCCATCGGCACCACCCCGGCAGCGATCGCCGCCGCCGAACAGGCGCTGGGCCGGACGCTGCCCGCGTCCTACGTGCAATGGCTGCTGGCGAACAATGGCCGCGCGCTGGGCGCCTTGTGCGTGTTTCCCGTCTACGACGCGGCCAATGCGCGCAAGACGTGGGAATCGATCGAGCGCCATTACCGCGCGGACTGGCGGGAATGGCTGGAGATGGTGGGCGGGAATGCCAGCGATGCCGATAGCCTGCTGCCTTTCGCCCAGTTCGGCACCGGCGATTACTATTGCTTTGACTATGCGCAAACGGGTTCGGCAGGCGAACCCGTGGTCGTGCTGTGGTCGCACGAGACAGGCGCCGCCACGACGGTGGCGCCCGACTTCGCGGCATTCCTCGCGCTGCCCGGCCGCCCCGGCTGA
- a CDS encoding ProQ/FINO family protein: MTSSTPDQQATTPDTPVDAAPAAAPAATATAAPAGLTARALLKQFQEQFPPFRDCLPLSIGIDKQILARLPELDRKLMRTALGIHTGSLRYLRVMEKAKVRYDLDGTAGAEVTQTHRDHATQVLQQRFKKEAERKKAERDAAAAEEANRLRLEKLNQLTAKFSRKG, from the coding sequence ATGACCAGCTCCACGCCAGACCAGCAAGCCACCACTCCTGACACGCCAGTCGATGCAGCCCCAGCGGCGGCACCGGCCGCCACGGCCACTGCGGCGCCCGCCGGTTTGACCGCGCGCGCCCTGCTGAAGCAGTTCCAGGAGCAATTCCCGCCTTTCCGCGATTGCCTGCCCTTGTCGATCGGTATCGACAAGCAGATCCTGGCGCGCCTGCCGGAGCTGGACCGCAAGCTGATGCGCACGGCGCTGGGCATCCACACGGGTTCGCTGCGCTACCTGCGCGTGATGGAAAAAGCCAAGGTACGCTACGACCTCGACGGCACCGCCGGCGCGGAAGTGACGCAAACCCACCGCGACCACGCCACGCAAGTGTTGCAGCAGCGCTTCAAGAAGGAAGCCGAGCGCAAGAAAGCCGAGCGCGACGCGGCCGCCGCCGAAGAGGCGAACCGTTTGCGCCTGGAAAAACTGAATCAGCTGACCGCGAAATTCTCGCGCAAAGGCTGA
- a CDS encoding aminotransferase-like domain-containing protein has protein sequence MKRYEELAEEVAAMISTQLLLPGDKLPSVRQQHARRGVSPSTVFQAYYLLEARGMIVSRPRSGYYVAPQRAALAPEPDSSRPLDASTTVDVSDLVFEVLGAVGARDIVPFGSAFPSPDLFPMEKLARAVSASMRRLDPWSTVTDLSLGNAELRRQIALRYQLDGVLVSSDDIVITNGALEALNLCLQAVTRPGDTVLIESPSFYACLQALERLELKAVEIATSPRDGVDLAALEELLQRHQPKACWLMTNFQNPLGSLMPPEKKRALVALLARHGVPLIEDDVYGELYFGKQRPGLTKSYDSAGMVMHCSSFSKTLAPGFRLGWAVAGRHARRVERLKLTTSLSAPIPLQMALADYLAQGGYDRHLRQLRLTLAAQQNTMLQAIAVHFPPGTRVTRPQGGYFVWVEMPASVDALAMHRSALAAGISIAPGPIFSATRAFRHCIRLNYGHPWTPRLEEAIATLGRLARTQPGGE, from the coding sequence TTGAAACGCTATGAAGAGTTGGCGGAGGAAGTCGCCGCCATGATCAGCACGCAGCTGTTGCTGCCTGGTGACAAGTTGCCATCCGTGCGCCAGCAACATGCGCGGCGCGGCGTCAGCCCGTCGACCGTGTTCCAGGCATATTATTTACTGGAAGCGCGCGGCATGATCGTCTCGCGGCCCCGCTCCGGCTATTACGTGGCGCCGCAGCGCGCCGCGCTGGCGCCCGAGCCGGACAGTTCCCGTCCGCTCGACGCCAGCACCACGGTCGATGTCAGCGACCTCGTGTTTGAAGTGCTGGGCGCCGTCGGCGCGCGCGACATCGTGCCGTTCGGCTCGGCGTTTCCCAGCCCCGATTTGTTTCCAATGGAGAAGTTGGCGCGGGCCGTCTCGGCCAGCATGCGCCGCCTCGACCCGTGGAGCACGGTCACGGATTTATCGCTGGGCAATGCGGAACTGCGGCGCCAGATCGCGCTGCGCTACCAGCTCGACGGCGTGCTCGTTTCCAGCGACGATATCGTCATCACGAATGGCGCGCTGGAAGCGCTGAACCTGTGCCTGCAAGCCGTCACGCGGCCTGGCGACACGGTGCTGATCGAATCGCCCAGCTTCTATGCCTGCCTGCAGGCGCTGGAGCGGCTGGAACTCAAGGCCGTCGAGATCGCCACCAGCCCGCGCGACGGCGTCGACCTGGCGGCGCTGGAAGAGTTGCTGCAGCGCCACCAGCCCAAGGCGTGCTGGCTGATGACGAATTTCCAGAATCCCCTCGGCAGTTTGATGCCGCCGGAAAAGAAGCGCGCACTGGTGGCGTTGCTGGCGCGCCACGGCGTGCCGCTGATCGAGGATGATGTGTATGGCGAGCTGTATTTCGGCAAGCAGCGTCCGGGCTTGACGAAAAGCTACGACAGCGCGGGCATGGTCATGCATTGCAGCTCGTTTTCCAAGACCCTGGCGCCCGGTTTCCGCCTGGGCTGGGCCGTGGCGGGACGCCATGCGCGCCGGGTCGAGCGATTGAAGCTGACCACCAGCCTGTCGGCGCCGATCCCGCTGCAGATGGCGCTGGCCGATTACCTGGCGCAGGGCGGCTACGACCGCCATTTGCGCCAGCTGCGCCTGACCCTGGCGGCGCAGCAAAACACCATGCTGCAAGCCATCGCCGTGCATTTTCCGCCGGGCACCCGCGTCACGCGCCCGCAGGGCGGCTATTTCGTCTGGGTCGAGATGCCGGCCAGCGTCGACGCGCTGGCCATGCACCGCAGCGCGCTGGCGGCCGGCATCAGCATCGCGCCCGGTCCCATCTTTTCCGCCACGCGCGCATTTCGCCACTGCATCCGCCTCAATTACGGCCACCCATGGACGCCACGGCTGGAAGAGGCCATCGCCACCCTGGGACGGCTGGCGCGGACGCAGCCTGGCGGGGAATAA
- the rpoD gene encoding RNA polymerase sigma factor RpoD, with amino-acid sequence MKNTPKTLTLSAKAPRPAAAPLAVPKTTLSYFIDNAQANPEATVTTAPTVVTVVKKSRSRLAAVPPADAAAEAPPAAPVTDAAEAVEAAPAKAPSVKVAPSAKAAPAPRKVSESAATNKVVTAARSKVVRAKPEAAPVTIITGAQVVSKTTDADALAAIDTSNYFLPTVKVPGRRGRKPSEFTPENDEVAALNAVERAELKAVSKARDRKAKGGLADALGDPEASAADLERRRKQITGLINMGKERGFLTYAEINDQLPENIIDPEAIEGIIATFNDMGIAVYERAPDAESLLLTDNVATVTSDDEVEAAAATALSTVDSDFGRTTDPVRMYMREMGAVALLTREGEIEIAKRIEGGLKDMIQAISACPTTIGEIVALSQKIARDEIKVDEVVDGFVDLNESNAPAPAAAAAPAAASGDDEEEEEEAEEEDGDANGGAAGFSSEQLAQLKKNALEKFNVISTQYDKMRKAPEGYNSKAYIKAQEAISQELLGIRFTAKVVEKLCDTLRGQMEEVRHIERAVLELCVNKCGMPRAHFIKVFPGNECDLEWVDREVDCKYPYSAILSRNVPAVKELQKKMIDLQARVALPLADLRKINKQMAAGEKRARHAKREMTVANLRLVISIAKKYINRGLQFLDLIQEGNIGLLKAVDKFEYRRGYKFSTYATWWIRQAITRSIADMARTIRVPVHMIETINKMNRISRQIMQETGSEPDLATLAVKMEMPENKVREIMKIAKEPISMETPMGEDGDSQLGDFIEDNTTLAPLDAALHASMRNVIKEVLDSLTPREAKVLRMRYGVEMSNDHTLEEVGKQFDVTRERIRQIEAKAMSKLRQPSRSDKLKTFLTQN; translated from the coding sequence ATGAAGAATACGCCAAAAACTTTAACGTTGTCCGCCAAGGCGCCTCGCCCAGCCGCGGCGCCACTTGCCGTACCGAAAACGACTTTATCTTACTTCATCGATAATGCGCAAGCGAATCCGGAAGCTACCGTCACGACGGCGCCGACCGTCGTCACCGTGGTGAAGAAAAGCCGCTCGCGCCTGGCTGCCGTGCCGCCGGCCGACGCGGCTGCGGAAGCACCGCCTGCCGCGCCCGTTACCGATGCTGCCGAGGCCGTAGAAGCGGCGCCCGCCAAGGCGCCTAGCGTGAAGGTCGCCCCGAGCGCCAAGGCCGCGCCCGCGCCGCGCAAGGTCAGCGAAAGCGCCGCCACGAACAAGGTGGTGACGGCCGCCCGCTCGAAAGTCGTGCGCGCCAAGCCGGAAGCGGCGCCCGTGACCATCATCACCGGCGCGCAAGTGGTCAGCAAGACCACGGACGCCGACGCCCTGGCCGCCATCGACACGTCGAATTACTTCCTGCCGACCGTCAAGGTACCGGGCCGCCGTGGCCGTAAACCCAGCGAATTCACGCCGGAAAACGATGAAGTGGCGGCACTGAACGCCGTCGAACGGGCCGAGCTGAAGGCCGTGTCGAAAGCGCGCGACCGCAAGGCCAAGGGTGGCCTGGCCGATGCGCTGGGCGATCCGGAAGCCTCGGCAGCGGACCTGGAACGCCGCCGCAAGCAGATCACGGGCTTGATCAACATGGGCAAGGAACGCGGTTTCCTCACCTATGCCGAGATCAATGACCAATTGCCGGAAAACATCATCGATCCGGAAGCGATCGAAGGCATCATCGCCACGTTCAACGACATGGGCATCGCCGTCTACGAGCGCGCCCCTGACGCGGAAAGCTTGTTGCTGACAGACAACGTCGCCACCGTCACCAGCGACGATGAAGTGGAAGCGGCTGCCGCCACGGCGCTGTCGACGGTCGATTCCGACTTTGGCCGCACCACCGACCCCGTGCGCATGTACATGCGTGAAATGGGCGCCGTGGCGCTGCTGACGCGCGAAGGCGAGATCGAGATCGCCAAGCGCATCGAAGGCGGCTTGAAGGACATGATCCAGGCCATTTCCGCCTGCCCGACGACGATCGGCGAGATCGTTGCGCTGTCGCAAAAAATCGCGCGCGACGAAATCAAGGTCGATGAAGTGGTCGACGGCTTTGTCGACCTGAACGAAAGCAATGCCCCGGCGCCGGCCGCTGCCGCCGCGCCCGCCGCCGCCAGCGGTGACGACGAGGAAGAGGAAGAAGAAGCCGAGGAAGAGGACGGCGACGCCAATGGCGGCGCGGCCGGTTTCTCCAGCGAACAGCTGGCCCAGCTGAAAAAGAATGCGTTGGAGAAATTCAACGTCATTTCGACGCAGTACGACAAGATGCGCAAGGCGCCCGAGGGTTACAACTCGAAAGCCTACATCAAGGCGCAGGAAGCCATTTCGCAGGAACTGCTGGGCATCCGCTTCACGGCCAAGGTCGTGGAAAAGCTGTGCGACACCCTGCGCGGCCAGATGGAAGAAGTGCGCCACATCGAGCGCGCCGTGCTGGAGCTGTGCGTGAACAAATGCGGCATGCCGCGCGCCCACTTCATCAAGGTCTTCCCGGGCAACGAATGCGACCTGGAATGGGTCGACCGCGAAGTCGACTGCAAGTATCCGTACAGCGCCATCCTCAGCCGCAACGTGCCTGCCGTCAAGGAACTGCAAAAGAAGATGATCGACCTGCAGGCGCGCGTGGCCCTGCCGCTGGCTGACTTGCGCAAGATCAACAAGCAGATGGCGGCCGGCGAGAAGCGCGCCCGTCACGCGAAACGCGAAATGACGGTGGCCAACTTGCGCCTGGTGATTTCGATTGCCAAGAAATACATCAACCGCGGCTTGCAATTCCTCGACCTGATCCAGGAAGGCAACATCGGCTTGCTGAAGGCGGTCGATAAATTCGAATACCGCCGCGGCTACAAGTTCTCGACCTACGCCACATGGTGGATCCGCCAGGCCATCACGCGTTCGATCGCCGACATGGCCCGCACCATCCGCGTGCCAGTGCACATGATCGAAACGATCAACAAGATGAACCGCATCTCGCGCCAGATCATGCAGGAAACGGGCAGCGAGCCGGACCTGGCGACCCTGGCCGTCAAGATGGAAATGCCGGAAAACAAGGTGCGCGAGATCATGAAGATCGCGAAAGAGCCGATTTCCATGGAAACGCCGATGGGCGAAGATGGCGATTCGCAACTGGGCGACTTCATCGAAGACAACACCACCCTGGCGCCGCTGGACGCCGCGCTGCACGCGTCGATGCGCAACGTGATCAAGGAAGTGCTGGACTCCCTGACGCCGCGCGAAGCGAAAGTGCTGCGCATGCGTTATGGCGTGGAAATGTCGAACGACCACACCTTGGAAGAAGTGGGCAAGCAGTTCGACGTGACGCGCGAGCGTATCCGCCAGATCGAAGCGAAAGCCATGAGCAAGCTGCGCCAGCCTTCGCGTTCGGACAAGCTCAAAACGTTTTTGACGCAAAACTAA
- a CDS encoding DUF4870 domain-containing protein, producing the protein MDNSQPEVGRTQDTTIAILSHIGGLFTSWVAPLIIYLIKKDDADKFSAENAKEALNFQITLILWYILCFILTFVIIGIFLFWLVALGNLVFSIIAAVKASNGVVYRYPLTWRPVK; encoded by the coding sequence ATGGATAACTCGCAGCCGGAAGTGGGTCGTACGCAGGATACGACGATCGCCATCCTGTCCCATATTGGCGGCCTGTTCACCAGCTGGGTGGCGCCGCTGATCATTTACCTGATCAAGAAGGACGATGCGGACAAGTTCTCGGCCGAGAATGCCAAGGAAGCGCTGAATTTCCAGATCACCCTGATCCTCTGGTACATCCTGTGCTTCATCCTGACCTTCGTCATCATCGGCATCTTCCTGTTCTGGCTGGTGGCGCTGGGCAATCTGGTGTTTTCCATCATTGCCGCCGTCAAGGCCAGCAACGGCGTCGTCTACCGCTATCCGCTGACCTGGCGCCCGGTCAAGTAA